One genomic window of Candidatus Nitrospira inopinata includes the following:
- the xrtD gene encoding VPLPA-CTERM-specific exosortase XrtD, producing MVIVYLLSLMLPLAAVWIGYPAGIDWLLKQWNSEEYSHAIMIPLVGAYMVLLGRPTEGQPVRGSRMGAALLLVSGVATLLLAHYGHMFSVYGFSLLLMTCGVFVLSAGWEQAKRHWAALVLLLFAIPMPTALFNKMSSSLQLISSRLGAAMIELAGITVHLEGNVIDIGTMQMQVVEACSGLRYLLPLVALAYIVGVFSKAGLVRIGLLLVAAAPITVLMNSIRIALTAVFSEYLGVNTAEGFLHDFEGWVIFFPALGLILAVNVVLSKLADRNTPAFDWALLPEGGLGSSLAAQARTFTRGGLPALATTVVLMAGVASLPFVLPQRTVVTPPREQFSMFPLELKGWKGQHERMDVIYRNALPWSDYLLANFMKPGGPVINVFVPYFPSLYEDSYSHNPAVCLPGNGWSIEEQGVKELSNRQGPDHQPLRINRLVATIEGKRHVVYYWFQHRGMVIADQNAVKPILLWNSLTQGRIDGALVRLVMPLDAVSDVSAADAAMEDMATAILDTLPRFVPS from the coding sequence ATGGTCATTGTCTATCTGCTCTCATTGATGCTTCCTCTGGCGGCCGTGTGGATCGGCTATCCGGCCGGCATTGACTGGTTGCTCAAACAGTGGAATTCCGAGGAATACAGCCATGCGATCATGATCCCGCTTGTCGGAGCCTACATGGTGTTGCTTGGGCGGCCGACCGAGGGTCAACCGGTTCGGGGATCACGGATGGGCGCGGCGCTGCTCCTGGTGTCGGGCGTGGCCACGCTGCTTCTGGCCCATTACGGGCACATGTTCAGCGTCTATGGGTTTAGCCTGTTGCTGATGACATGCGGCGTCTTTGTCCTCTCTGCCGGATGGGAACAGGCCAAACGACACTGGGCGGCCCTAGTGCTGTTGCTCTTCGCGATCCCCATGCCGACGGCGCTGTTCAACAAGATGTCGAGTTCCTTGCAACTTATCTCGTCCCGTCTGGGGGCCGCCATGATCGAACTGGCCGGCATCACGGTGCATCTTGAAGGCAACGTCATCGACATCGGCACCATGCAGATGCAGGTGGTCGAAGCCTGCAGCGGGTTGCGATACCTATTGCCGCTGGTGGCACTGGCGTATATTGTCGGAGTCTTCAGCAAAGCCGGTCTGGTTCGCATCGGGCTGTTGTTGGTGGCCGCGGCGCCGATCACCGTGCTCATGAACAGTATCAGAATCGCCCTCACAGCCGTGTTCTCGGAGTATCTGGGCGTCAACACGGCGGAGGGATTTTTACACGACTTCGAAGGCTGGGTGATCTTTTTCCCGGCGCTGGGCCTCATCTTGGCGGTTAACGTGGTTTTGTCGAAGCTGGCGGACCGGAACACGCCGGCCTTCGACTGGGCCTTGCTCCCGGAAGGGGGGCTCGGTTCCTCGCTCGCCGCGCAAGCAAGAACGTTCACCCGAGGAGGATTGCCGGCTTTGGCCACAACGGTCGTGTTGATGGCGGGGGTGGCCTCCTTGCCGTTCGTTTTGCCGCAACGAACGGTGGTGACACCGCCGCGCGAGCAATTCAGCATGTTTCCGCTTGAGCTCAAAGGGTGGAAAGGGCAACATGAACGGATGGACGTCATCTATCGCAATGCGCTCCCGTGGAGTGACTATTTGCTCGCCAACTTCATGAAGCCGGGCGGGCCGGTGATCAACGTGTTCGTGCCCTACTTTCCGTCTCTCTATGAGGATTCGTACTCGCACAACCCGGCGGTCTGTTTGCCCGGCAACGGATGGAGCATAGAGGAACAGGGTGTTAAGGAGCTGTCGAATCGGCAAGGGCCGGATCACCAGCCGCTTCGCATCAACCGCCTCGTGGCCACGATCGAGGGCAAGAGACACGTCGTCTATTATTGGTTCCAGCACAGGGGCATGGTCATCGCGGACCAGAACGCGGTCAAGCCGATCCTTCTTTGGAATTCGCTCACCCAAGGGAGGATCGACGGCGCGCTGGTGCGGTTGGTGATGCCGCTCGATGCCGTCTCTGATGTCTCGGCCGCCGACGCCGCGATGGAGGATATGGCGACCGCGATCCTTGACACGCTGCCCCGCTTTGTGCCGAGTTGA
- the asnB gene encoding asparagine synthase (glutamine-hydrolyzing): protein MCGIAGIVAYHYAALDVDRDELRRIRDHMAARGPDGAGEWLSGDGRVGLGHRRLAIIDLHERAAQPMSSQDGKLTIVFNGEVYNYQTLRQELAEKGYVFRTMSDTEVLLHLYADRGEEMVKDLRGMFAFGLWDSRKKSLLLARDPYGIKPLYYADDGWTFRFASQVKALLVGGKVSRDPDPAGHVGFYLFGSVPEPYTMYQDIRAVPAGSIMWVGEVGPLEPKPYFSLAHVYAEAQTKPLNLNERDLCEYAREAFLDSVRHHLVADVPVGAFLSAGVDSGSLVGLMRDAGQSDVRTLTVTFSEFAGKLDDEGPLAEQVAKQYGTHHTTRIVTESEFREDLPRILDAMDQPSIDGINTWFVSKAARELGLKAVVSGLGGDVLLGGSSACAKIPPLVRRIAFPPRVSMMGRLANIVGRRMFPWVVRNDPKAFSALEYGGTYAGAYLLGRGLFMPDELGQVLEQDMVREGLRRLQPLRHIGKILVPDPGSAAGRVAVMEAGLYMRNQLLRDTDWAGMAHSLEIRTPLVDSYLVKRLSPALITGAAVRGKDLLAQSPRVPIPEAIRKRRKTGFSTPMTQWIAKDPSVWKNNQPVMGAREQESVQWTRRWAQIVAST, encoded by the coding sequence ATGTGTGGAATCGCCGGCATCGTGGCCTATCATTATGCGGCGCTGGACGTCGATCGCGACGAACTGCGGCGAATACGCGACCACATGGCCGCGCGAGGGCCGGACGGGGCGGGAGAGTGGTTGTCAGGGGACGGTCGTGTCGGGCTAGGCCACAGGCGATTGGCGATCATCGACCTCCACGAACGGGCGGCCCAGCCGATGAGCAGCCAAGATGGCAAGCTGACCATCGTCTTTAACGGTGAGGTTTACAATTACCAAACGCTGCGCCAAGAGCTGGCGGAAAAAGGATATGTCTTTCGGACGATGTCCGATACAGAAGTCCTGCTTCATCTGTATGCCGACCGCGGAGAGGAGATGGTCAAGGACCTGCGCGGCATGTTTGCCTTCGGCCTGTGGGACAGCCGCAAAAAATCGCTGCTGCTCGCGCGCGACCCCTACGGAATCAAACCGTTGTACTACGCGGACGATGGGTGGACGTTCCGCTTCGCCAGTCAGGTCAAGGCATTGCTGGTGGGCGGGAAGGTCTCGCGCGATCCCGATCCCGCCGGCCACGTCGGCTTTTATCTCTTCGGCAGCGTGCCGGAACCCTATACGATGTACCAAGATATTCGGGCGGTGCCGGCGGGGTCGATCATGTGGGTGGGGGAAGTCGGTCCTTTGGAGCCAAAGCCGTATTTTTCGCTGGCGCATGTGTATGCGGAGGCCCAAACCAAGCCGCTCAATCTCAATGAGCGAGATCTTTGTGAATATGCGCGGGAGGCGTTCCTGGATTCCGTGCGCCATCATCTGGTGGCCGATGTGCCGGTCGGCGCGTTCTTGTCGGCGGGGGTGGATTCCGGATCGTTGGTGGGACTCATGCGTGATGCGGGGCAGTCCGACGTCAGGACGCTAACCGTAACCTTCTCGGAGTTTGCGGGAAAGCTGGACGACGAGGGGCCGCTTGCCGAGCAGGTCGCCAAGCAATACGGCACGCACCATACGACCCGCATCGTGACCGAATCCGAGTTCCGCGAGGATCTACCGCGCATTTTGGACGCGATGGATCAACCGAGCATCGACGGCATCAACACGTGGTTTGTCAGCAAGGCGGCGCGCGAACTCGGTTTGAAGGCCGTCGTTTCCGGGCTTGGAGGCGATGTATTGCTGGGAGGCTCTTCCGCGTGTGCGAAGATCCCTCCCTTGGTTCGGCGGATAGCTTTTCCACCCCGCGTGTCGATGATGGGCCGCTTGGCCAACATCGTCGGGCGGCGCATGTTCCCCTGGGTTGTTAGGAACGATCCTAAGGCATTCAGCGCATTGGAATACGGAGGAACCTATGCGGGCGCATACTTGCTTGGCCGAGGACTCTTCATGCCCGATGAGCTGGGCCAAGTGCTGGAACAAGATATGGTGAGGGAAGGGCTTCGCCGCCTCCAACCTCTCCGGCATATCGGTAAGATTCTTGTGCCAGATCCAGGTTCCGCGGCCGGTCGTGTTGCTGTGATGGAAGCCGGGTTGTACATGCGGAACCAACTGCTGCGCGATACGGATTGGGCTGGCATGGCCCACTCACTGGAGATTCGCACCCCCTTGGTCGATTCATACCTGGTGAAGCGGCTCTCACCGGCACTTATCACGGGCGCCGCTGTCCGGGGGAAGGATCTGTTGGCACAGAGTCCTCGCGTACCCATCCCCGAAGCGATTCGCAAGAGACGAAAGACGGGTTTCTCGACGCCGATGACGCAGTGGATCGCGAAAGACCCGTCGGTCTGGAAGAACAATCAGCCTGTAATGGGCGCGCGCGAGCAGGAATCCGTTCAGTGGACCAGGCGCTGGGCGCAGATCGTCGCCTCGACGTAA
- a CDS encoding glycosyltransferase family 4 protein, which produces MARSIRILALITDGFGGHGGISRYNRDLLTALSRNEAVAEIVVAPRLGRPDQGELPPRVRQLPPVFNKIGYSLRAIRHATMDGPFDAVFCGHILQVPLAATVAQGVKVPLWVQLHGIDAWKCPKPVVRWGVEQARMVTVVSRYTKRKLLAWANVRPERVRVLPNTVSERFSPGPKSDRILDWYGLRGKRLLLTVSRLDAHDWEKGHHRVMGVLRELVERYPDLVYVIAGDGPGRGRFERMAQEHGVAEQVKFIGKIDDRDLPDLYRTADVFVMPSTKEGFGIVFLEAMRSGIPVIGGSEDGSMDPLRDGTAGYAVPCDDREALIAAILSALEQPRVSSSDADIFRFPAFSTHCAALLDHLLAASSC; this is translated from the coding sequence ATGGCAAGATCTATTCGCATCCTCGCATTGATCACCGACGGCTTCGGCGGCCACGGAGGGATTTCGCGGTACAACCGCGATCTCTTGACCGCCCTCTCGCGGAACGAAGCGGTAGCCGAGATCGTCGTCGCGCCTCGTTTGGGACGGCCTGATCAAGGCGAGCTTCCACCCCGCGTGCGGCAACTGCCCCCAGTATTCAACAAAATCGGCTATTCGCTGCGGGCGATTCGGCACGCGACGATGGACGGGCCGTTCGACGCGGTGTTCTGCGGCCACATCCTCCAGGTTCCGCTGGCGGCTACGGTCGCGCAAGGCGTGAAGGTTCCGCTCTGGGTGCAACTGCATGGGATCGATGCCTGGAAATGCCCGAAGCCGGTGGTGCGGTGGGGCGTGGAACAGGCGCGCATGGTCACCGTCGTGAGCCGCTATACCAAGCGCAAACTACTGGCCTGGGCGAACGTGCGACCCGAACGAGTTCGGGTGCTGCCGAATACCGTGAGCGAGCGATTCTCTCCCGGCCCGAAGTCCGACCGGATTCTTGACTGGTATGGACTGAGGGGGAAACGGCTCTTACTGACCGTGTCGCGCCTTGACGCTCACGATTGGGAGAAAGGACACCACCGAGTCATGGGCGTGCTGCGCGAGCTTGTCGAAAGATATCCGGATCTTGTCTACGTCATAGCCGGGGACGGGCCAGGCCGGGGGCGTTTTGAACGGATGGCGCAGGAACACGGAGTGGCCGAGCAGGTGAAGTTTATCGGGAAAATCGATGATCGGGATCTTCCGGATCTTTACCGAACGGCCGACGTGTTCGTCATGCCGAGCACGAAAGAGGGGTTCGGAATCGTGTTTTTGGAAGCCATGCGGTCGGGAATCCCCGTGATAGGCGGTAGCGAAGACGGCAGCATGGATCCCCTGCGGGACGGGACGGCCGGCTATGCGGTGCCTTGTGACGATCGGGAGGCGCTCATTGCGGCCATTCTGTCGGCATTGGAGCAGCCGCGAGTGTCCTCGTCCGATGCGGACATTTTCCGGTTTCCGGCGTTTTCCACACACTGCGCGGCGTTGTTGGACCACCTCCTTGCTGCATCATCTTGCTGA
- a CDS encoding FkbM family methyltransferase: MPMSLQSTVNVARCVIPRGWAPLIAAAARVVPSLQRYRARLSDGGEIYLDLREFMCFSYFFYGGLPHEQGTEKLLRRVLSDGAVFVDVGANIGYFTKLASRLVGTTGRVFAFEPMPAALRLLRMNTSQLPNVTVLPLALSDTKGTATFYVRKKGDMSSLSHDSGAKPVPVTVGTLDESLAGQPRIDVIKIDVEGSELEVLRGGRTTLERQRPIVYFEFLPCFAEPRGIRMETFEEFFKPFDYGLRWIHHSPSDPSIVSDAPSTYVIAIPKERARELE; encoded by the coding sequence ATGCCGATGTCATTGCAATCAACCGTCAACGTGGCGCGTTGCGTGATTCCTCGCGGATGGGCTCCGCTTATCGCCGCGGCCGCGCGAGTGGTGCCATCTCTTCAACGGTATCGGGCGCGGCTCTCGGACGGCGGCGAGATCTATCTCGATTTGCGCGAGTTCATGTGTTTTAGCTATTTCTTTTATGGAGGGCTTCCCCATGAGCAGGGGACGGAAAAACTGCTTCGTCGGGTACTGAGCGACGGCGCGGTGTTCGTGGATGTGGGGGCGAACATCGGATATTTCACCAAGCTCGCGAGCAGACTTGTCGGGACAACGGGCCGGGTCTTCGCCTTTGAGCCGATGCCGGCAGCCTTAAGACTCTTGCGGATGAACACGTCACAATTGCCGAATGTGACCGTGTTGCCTCTGGCTCTCAGCGACACGAAGGGCACGGCCACGTTCTATGTCAGAAAGAAAGGCGACATGTCCTCCCTCAGTCACGATTCCGGCGCGAAACCCGTACCTGTCACAGTTGGCACGTTGGATGAGTCGTTGGCAGGCCAGCCTCGGATCGATGTGATCAAAATCGACGTCGAGGGGAGCGAACTGGAAGTGCTGCGTGGCGGGCGAACGACCCTCGAGAGGCAGAGGCCGATCGTCTATTTTGAGTTCCTGCCCTGTTTTGCCGAACCGAGGGGCATTCGAATGGAAACCTTCGAGGAATTCTTTAAGCCATTCGACTACGGCCTTCGGTGGATCCATCACTCCCCGTCCGATCCGTCCATCGTGAGCGACGCACCTTCGACCTACGTGATTGCGATTCCCAAAGAGCGGGCAAGAGAGTTGGAGTAG
- a CDS encoding right-handed parallel beta-helix repeat-containing protein → MRERFHWCFATAATFRHGVIIYALLCMALIAATETRAAIYYVDCDTGSDANDGLSETRAWRSTDKVSGFNFRNGDNVRFKKGCTWESALLKVSRSLTIEAYGDAAQPPHLVGATRIRSWLRAPNSEIVSAEASIAPGSHGPKDILIVYDERNGRFYDKVSALTLLNVPGQFFHDVAGGALYVRPLPGVEPSRDFYVSHRSHIIELQPGNVERVVVEGLRLSFANEYAIGFFYQSSDARYGSLRVADCEFFGNAYQAIHIGGTNTFRDVDILNNTITANGQEGVYIRYLSGPDQGREQGLVVTRMLRISGNTIGGNDFGWRSVGVDGWANGEGLDIKSGVFAGIIDRNTLFDLKGHYGIGVLSSNIIVEHNVVRNVYMPGATPEHGFSGIVVDPYENRGTTIVRNNVITMSNAHGIALRGVFDFRPRFEIYNNDITVAEPYSAFAFKSQNMANAVIRNNRTRGGVAGVAGVAVLKPCCPPVNVEIRDNVFGDVAVPVVTARDLSPGVRMASNVFCMRGAVDAAQRRVLPNNFILTLAECERELPAPQGLRLR, encoded by the coding sequence ATGCGTGAGCGATTTCACTGGTGTTTCGCAACTGCGGCGACCTTCCGGCACGGCGTGATCATCTACGCCCTGCTTTGTATGGCGTTGATCGCGGCGACAGAAACCCGGGCCGCGATCTACTATGTGGACTGCGACACGGGAAGCGACGCCAACGATGGGTTGAGCGAGACGCGGGCCTGGAGATCGACCGATAAAGTCTCCGGATTTAATTTTCGCAACGGCGACAATGTCCGCTTCAAGAAGGGATGCACGTGGGAAAGCGCGTTGCTCAAAGTATCCCGCTCCCTTACGATCGAGGCCTATGGCGACGCCGCTCAGCCTCCCCATCTTGTCGGTGCCACCCGCATCCGGTCATGGTTGCGCGCGCCGAATAGCGAGATCGTCTCGGCGGAGGCGTCGATCGCGCCGGGCTCTCACGGTCCCAAGGACATTCTCATTGTGTACGACGAGAGGAACGGCCGATTTTATGACAAGGTCTCCGCGCTGACGTTGCTCAACGTTCCCGGCCAATTCTTTCACGATGTCGCAGGTGGAGCCCTGTACGTCAGGCCGCTTCCCGGCGTGGAGCCATCGCGGGATTTCTATGTGTCACACAGAAGCCACATCATCGAGCTTCAGCCCGGCAATGTCGAACGGGTAGTGGTGGAAGGGTTGCGACTTTCGTTCGCGAACGAGTATGCCATCGGTTTTTTTTACCAATCATCCGATGCGCGATACGGCTCCTTGCGGGTGGCTGACTGTGAATTTTTTGGCAATGCTTATCAGGCAATCCACATCGGGGGGACCAATACCTTTCGCGATGTGGATATTCTGAACAACACCATCACGGCCAATGGTCAAGAAGGAGTTTATATTCGTTACCTCAGTGGGCCTGATCAGGGGCGGGAACAGGGGCTGGTGGTGACGCGGATGCTGAGAATCAGCGGGAACACGATCGGAGGCAATGACTTTGGATGGAGATCCGTCGGTGTCGATGGCTGGGCAAACGGCGAGGGATTAGATATCAAGTCTGGTGTGTTCGCGGGCATCATCGATCGCAATACGCTCTTTGATTTGAAAGGCCACTATGGGATTGGGGTTCTGTCGTCGAACATCATCGTGGAGCACAATGTGGTGCGCAATGTGTACATGCCAGGGGCCACCCCAGAGCACGGTTTTTCGGGGATCGTGGTCGATCCTTACGAGAATCGAGGCACAACGATTGTCAGAAACAATGTGATCACGATGTCCAACGCGCATGGGATTGCTTTAAGAGGTGTCTTCGATTTTCGGCCGCGGTTCGAAATTTATAACAACGACATTACCGTTGCTGAGCCCTATTCCGCCTTTGCCTTTAAGTCGCAGAACATGGCGAATGCGGTTATTAGGAATAACAGAACAAGAGGCGGGGTGGCAGGGGTGGCAGGGGTGGCAGTGCTCAAACCCTGTTGTCCGCCGGTCAACGTCGAGATTCGGGATAATGTCTTCGGCGACGTCGCGGTTCCGGTTGTGACGGCAAGGGATCTGTCGCCCGGTGTGCGCATGGCCTCGAACGTGTTTTGTATGAGGGGAGCGGTTGACGCCGCTCAACGGCGCGTACTTCCCAATAATTTCATTTTGACCCTCGCCGAATGCGAAAGAGAATTGCCCGCGCCTCAGGGGCTTCGGCTTCGATGA
- a CDS encoding lipopolysaccharide biosynthesis protein: MLRWELCVVGAFQVGSALGQVVGVRLLTEVLTPSVFGEASLLMGVAALMTSTLVNPSLQALLRHYPAEGGVENRAIVEAVTMKNIGRVVKAALPVCLLLSVVAFLVGWATPLDALLIAALVGVDGLRMFQTAILNATRQHRWYGIWQNGEAWGRPLVAYGAVTMLGVDVDVVLASFVATSGGLYLLLRRKTLPGVKPVNGPEAQQLLQAFKSYTVPLIPIGLIGWISNMADRYMIGGLLSSKEVGAYVAVYGLASRPTLMLSSIAETAIRPAYYEALRQKSAASRKYLAVWFLIAALGSVALWAGFALFHEEVASLLLGPAFRDGAYLAPWIAAGYGLLALTHITTRVCFAYDATKSVLFSETAGAVLSVVVGFPMIYFYGLDGAAMAVPVYFGMQLLLSAYLARRSSNARSIPCDQK, translated from the coding sequence ATGCTGCGATGGGAGCTGTGTGTAGTGGGGGCGTTCCAAGTCGGTTCGGCTCTCGGCCAAGTGGTCGGTGTTCGCTTGTTAACCGAGGTGCTGACGCCCTCAGTCTTTGGCGAAGCCAGCCTCTTGATGGGAGTGGCGGCCCTCATGACGAGCACGCTCGTCAATCCCTCGTTGCAGGCATTGTTGCGGCACTATCCGGCGGAAGGAGGAGTGGAGAACCGGGCGATCGTCGAAGCGGTCACCATGAAAAACATCGGGCGGGTCGTCAAAGCGGCATTGCCCGTCTGTTTGCTTTTGAGTGTCGTGGCTTTTCTGGTCGGATGGGCGACGCCGCTCGATGCGCTCCTCATCGCGGCCCTGGTGGGGGTGGATGGGCTCAGAATGTTTCAGACCGCCATCCTGAATGCAACGCGCCAGCATCGATGGTATGGAATCTGGCAAAACGGCGAGGCTTGGGGAAGACCCCTGGTCGCCTACGGAGCGGTCACCATGCTGGGGGTCGATGTGGACGTCGTGCTGGCCTCCTTCGTCGCGACTTCCGGGGGGTTGTATCTGCTGCTTCGTCGAAAGACGCTGCCGGGGGTGAAGCCAGTCAATGGGCCGGAAGCGCAACAGTTGCTACAGGCTTTCAAGAGCTACACGGTCCCGCTTATTCCTATTGGGTTGATCGGCTGGATCTCTAACATGGCGGACCGCTACATGATCGGAGGACTGCTTTCCAGTAAGGAGGTGGGTGCCTATGTCGCGGTGTACGGTCTGGCGAGCCGTCCCACGCTCATGCTGTCGAGCATCGCCGAGACCGCCATTCGCCCCGCCTATTATGAGGCGCTCAGACAAAAATCAGCGGCGAGCAGAAAGTACCTCGCGGTGTGGTTTCTGATTGCGGCGCTTGGGAGCGTAGCCTTATGGGCGGGGTTTGCCCTATTTCATGAGGAGGTGGCGTCCTTGCTATTGGGGCCGGCCTTTCGCGATGGAGCGTACCTCGCCCCGTGGATCGCCGCCGGCTATGGGCTGTTGGCGCTGACTCACATTACAACGCGCGTCTGCTTTGCCTATGATGCGACAAAGAGCGTCCTGTTCAGCGAAACAGCCGGGGCTGTGCTCAGCGTGGTGGTTGGTTTTCCCATGATTTATTTCTACGGCCTCGACGGAGCGGCCATGGCGGTGCCGGTATACTTCGGCATGCAGTTGCTGCTCTCCGCGTACCTCGCGCGGCGGTCAAGCAACGCGCGCTCAATTCCGTGTGATCAGAAGTAG